In Halobaculum limi, one DNA window encodes the following:
- a CDS encoding class I SAM-dependent methyltransferase has product MTDSERTDPFGRAIRDFHHGEQTDPLWCVDGDERLEHPIEQFYFDGRPEAVYETLDDDGLDAPLLDLGAGAGRDVLRFQERYDGPVVGLEPSHYLVETMRDRGVDRAVEGDMFALRESFDQNQFRAVYAHGTQLGLARPPHRLREFLADLAFVTTDDAVAVLDNYDPETEGFRDLLGHRPDPTPGVGYRVLHFEYEDDVGETLLFRPFTPDVLREACAGAAWTVEEVRYSNDHHYEAVLATA; this is encoded by the coding sequence GTGACCGACTCCGAGCGAACAGACCCGTTCGGCCGCGCGATTCGCGACTTCCACCACGGCGAGCAGACCGATCCGCTGTGGTGTGTCGACGGCGACGAGCGACTCGAACACCCCATCGAGCAGTTCTACTTCGACGGGCGACCCGAGGCGGTGTACGAGACACTCGACGACGACGGCCTCGACGCACCGCTCCTCGATTTGGGGGCGGGTGCGGGTCGCGACGTGCTCCGATTTCAGGAGCGGTACGACGGTCCGGTCGTCGGCCTCGAACCGTCTCACTACCTCGTCGAGACGATGCGTGACCGCGGCGTCGACCGCGCCGTCGAGGGCGATATGTTCGCGTTGCGTGAGTCGTTCGACCAGAATCAGTTTCGCGCGGTGTACGCCCACGGGACGCAGTTGGGTCTCGCGCGGCCGCCCCACCGCCTCCGGGAGTTCCTCGCTGATCTGGCGTTCGTGACGACCGACGACGCCGTGGCAGTGCTGGACAACTACGACCCCGAGACGGAGGGCTTCCGTGACCTCCTCGGCCACCGGCCGGACCCGACACCGGGGGTGGGCTACCGCGTGCTGCACTTCGAGTACGAGGACGACGTCGGCGAGACGCTCCTGTTCAGACCATTCACGCCGGATGTCCTTCGGGAGGCCTGCGCCGGGGCAGCGTGGACGGTCGAGGAGGTCAGGTACTCGAACGACCACCACTACGAAGCCGTGTTGGCGACGGCGTAG
- a CDS encoding DUF7522 family protein — MSQLLPDEAAERLVSTCRTTVGDNARSVTYFSRTDHEQLYLRDDLEQDADLMAFIGTERQDFAMASDGYSGTELGKYRYTLRVFENGYAIRVDGRDKGVLVTCDGMALRDFNHLASAVGATLEEWEGED; from the coding sequence ATGTCACAACTCCTGCCCGACGAGGCGGCCGAGCGACTCGTCTCGACGTGTCGAACGACGGTCGGCGACAACGCGCGGTCGGTGACGTACTTCTCGCGGACGGACCACGAGCAACTGTACCTGCGCGACGACCTGGAACAGGACGCCGACCTGATGGCGTTCATCGGCACCGAGCGGCAGGACTTCGCGATGGCGAGCGACGGCTACTCCGGGACGGAACTCGGCAAGTACCGCTACACGCTCCGGGTGTTCGAGAACGGCTACGCCATCCGCGTCGACGGCCGCGACAAGGGCGTGCTCGTCACCTGCGACGGGATGGCGCTGCGCGACTTCAACCACCTCGCGAGCGCGGTGGGCGCGACCCTGGAGGAGTGGGAAGGCGAGGACTGA
- the mvaD gene encoding phosphomevalonate decarboxylase MvaD: MKATATAHPIQGLVKYHGMRDTERRLPYHDSISVCTAPSRTTTTVEWEPDATPADDEYRIDGEVVEGRGAERIELVTDYVREVADLDAAVRVESENSFPSNVGFGSSSSGFAALAMSLVEAAGLEMTRPEISTIARRGSSSAARAVTGAYSVLYAGMNDEDCRSQRLDVGTGPDGFDPEEDLRVVTALVPAYKETEEAHREAEASHMFDARMAHVHEQLQRMRDRLRVGEFSGIFEIAEHDSLSLTATTMTGPAGWVYWQPETIAVFNAVRELRQEEDIPVYFSTDTGASVYVNTPAAYADRVEERIAEVGVETNIWEVGGPARVLGESKALF, from the coding sequence ATGAAAGCTACCGCGACGGCTCACCCCATCCAGGGCCTCGTGAAGTACCACGGGATGCGCGACACGGAGCGACGGCTGCCGTACCACGACTCGATCAGCGTCTGTACGGCCCCCTCACGGACGACGACGACCGTCGAGTGGGAACCGGACGCGACGCCCGCAGACGACGAGTACCGCATCGACGGCGAGGTCGTCGAGGGGCGCGGTGCCGAACGGATCGAACTCGTGACCGACTACGTCCGCGAGGTCGCAGACCTCGACGCCGCCGTTCGCGTCGAGTCGGAGAACTCCTTCCCGTCGAACGTCGGATTCGGCTCCTCCTCGTCTGGGTTCGCGGCGCTGGCGATGTCGCTCGTGGAGGCGGCCGGCCTCGAGATGACCCGCCCGGAGATCTCGACGATCGCTCGCCGTGGCTCTTCGTCGGCCGCCCGCGCCGTCACCGGCGCGTACTCCGTGCTATACGCCGGGATGAACGACGAGGACTGCCGCTCACAACGACTCGACGTGGGAACGGGTCCCGACGGCTTCGACCCCGAGGAGGACCTGCGCGTGGTGACGGCGCTCGTCCCCGCGTACAAAGAGACTGAGGAGGCCCACCGCGAGGCGGAGGCGAGCCACATGTTCGACGCGCGGATGGCGCACGTCCACGAACAGCTCCAGCGGATGCGCGACCGCCTTCGAGTCGGCGAGTTCTCGGGCATCTTCGAGATCGCAGAACACGACTCGTTGTCGCTGACGGCGACGACGATGACCGGGCCCGCAGGCTGGGTGTACTGGCAACCGGAGACCATCGCCGTGTTCAACGCGGTGCGGGAACTCCGCCAAGAGGAGGACATCCCCGTCTACTTCTCGACGGACACGGGCGCGAGCGTCTACGTCAACACGCCCGCCGCGTACGCCGACCGCGTCGAGGAACGCATCGCTGAGGTGGGCGTCGAGACGAACATCTGGGAGGTGGGTGGTCCGGCCCGCGTCCTCGGCGAGTCGAAGGCACTGTTCTGA
- a CDS encoding NAD(P)/FAD-dependent oxidoreductase, with product MHVAVLGAGYAGVALTRKLEARLPPEVDITLVDEASDHVLVHEIHRAIRRPRVAEAISVPLADLFDRAEVVVDRVVDVDAEAGHAELAGGDTVEWDYGALCLGSETAYYGIDGLREHATPLKSLDDAAAIREAFLDVVDHGGRVVVGGAGLSGVQVAGELATLASEEGASVPEDVEIVLVEQLGEVAPNFPANFRQAVREQLEQRGVDIETGTTVERVFDDRIVTDDGDLGYDQFVWTGGIAGDDAVDGDRPVVRGDLRLTDRTFALGDAARVVDTDGEPVPASASAAIREARTAATNIGRLVAHDRDGSADDFAPRLTQYRFEVPGWLVSVGDGAVAQLGPTVLTGAAAKASKASVGAGYLTSVGAVRKARDLVNEELS from the coding sequence ATGCACGTCGCCGTTCTCGGCGCTGGCTACGCCGGCGTCGCCCTGACCCGCAAACTCGAAGCACGACTCCCGCCCGAAGTCGACATCACGCTCGTCGACGAGGCGAGCGACCACGTCCTCGTCCACGAGATTCACCGCGCGATTCGCCGTCCGAGAGTCGCGGAGGCAATCTCCGTTCCTCTCGCCGACCTGTTCGACCGCGCCGAGGTGGTCGTCGACCGCGTCGTCGACGTCGACGCCGAGGCGGGCCACGCCGAGTTGGCCGGCGGCGACACCGTCGAGTGGGACTACGGGGCGCTGTGTCTCGGCTCCGAGACCGCCTACTACGGCATCGACGGCCTCCGGGAACACGCCACGCCGCTCAAGTCGCTCGACGACGCGGCGGCCATCCGTGAGGCATTCCTCGACGTGGTCGACCACGGTGGCCGCGTCGTCGTCGGCGGGGCCGGCCTCTCGGGTGTGCAAGTGGCGGGTGAACTCGCTACGCTCGCGAGCGAAGAGGGCGCGTCGGTTCCAGAAGACGTGGAGATCGTCCTCGTCGAACAGTTGGGCGAGGTCGCACCGAACTTCCCCGCGAACTTCCGACAGGCCGTGCGGGAACAACTGGAACAGCGTGGCGTCGACATCGAGACGGGGACGACCGTCGAACGCGTCTTCGACGACCGAATCGTGACCGACGACGGCGACCTCGGCTACGACCAGTTCGTCTGGACCGGCGGTATCGCCGGCGACGACGCCGTCGACGGCGACCGGCCCGTCGTCCGCGGCGACCTGCGCCTCACCGACCGAACGTTCGCCCTCGGTGACGCCGCCCGCGTCGTCGACACCGACGGCGAACCCGTGCCGGCGTCGGCGTCGGCGGCCATCCGCGAGGCACGAACTGCCGCGACGAACATCGGACGACTCGTCGCCCACGACCGCGACGGGAGCGCCGACGACTTCGCGCCGCGACTCACACAGTACCGCTTCGAGGTACCCGGGTGGCTCGTCTCTGTCGGCGACGGCGCAGTGGCGCAACTCGGCCCGACCGTGCTCACGGGAGCGGCGGCGAAGGCGTCGAAGGCGTCGGTCGGCGCGGGCTATCTCACGTCGGTCGGTGCCGTGCGGAAGGCGCGCGACCTCGTCAACGAGGAGTTGTCGTAA
- a CDS encoding M14 family zinc carboxypeptidase → MTGPPSESSSSPARTFAWVGDAVPRYQSFHTVADHRDRSRALAAEHDHVAYRELGETPGGEDLWAVTVGEGDRAALLFGAPHPNEPIGSMTVDFLLHELAANAALRDSLDYEFVCVPVADPDGVRQNEGWFDGPFTLSNYAQNFYRPPPDEQIEATFPIEHEEYTFSDATAGTEALADLVDEYDPAFQFSLHNAPFGGCYYYSSEALEPLHDTLQSLPEEYGVPLNRGDPENHRNEAFADGVFRLPTFEDRYDDVADGDEPPQEALLGGNAYDYARRATDGDPPVQFVVELPYFRDPRVGDETELDRSRETVIREAVAERRPLVTELRAAVAATVEWFPDTSMAREVRGVFDWYAEEDESRLAWAESEDETDDPATVAQQVEERYTWTYHLLTNAGMLLRTLDHAAMAVDDEAARRRLVDAKAAVERVFTNHIAELQQGLDYDVVPIRDLVAIQARAGLVCLDYLQKKE, encoded by the coding sequence ATGACAGGCCCCCCGTCGGAGTCCTCCTCGTCGCCCGCGCGAACGTTCGCGTGGGTCGGCGACGCCGTCCCTCGCTACCAGTCGTTCCACACCGTCGCGGACCACCGCGACCGCAGTCGCGCCCTCGCGGCCGAACACGACCACGTCGCCTACCGCGAGTTGGGCGAGACCCCCGGCGGCGAGGATCTGTGGGCGGTGACGGTCGGCGAGGGCGACCGCGCGGCCCTACTGTTCGGCGCGCCCCACCCGAACGAACCCATCGGGTCGATGACGGTCGACTTCCTCCTGCACGAACTCGCGGCGAACGCGGCGTTGCGCGACTCCCTAGACTACGAGTTCGTCTGCGTCCCCGTGGCCGACCCCGACGGCGTCCGACAGAACGAGGGGTGGTTCGACGGGCCGTTCACCCTCTCGAACTACGCACAGAACTTCTATCGACCCCCGCCGGACGAACAGATCGAGGCCACGTTCCCCATCGAACACGAGGAGTACACCTTCTCCGACGCGACGGCGGGAACCGAGGCGCTCGCGGACCTCGTCGACGAGTACGACCCCGCGTTCCAGTTCAGCCTCCACAACGCACCGTTCGGCGGGTGTTACTACTACAGCAGCGAGGCGTTGGAGCCACTCCACGACACGCTCCAGTCGCTCCCGGAGGAGTACGGCGTCCCGCTCAACCGCGGCGACCCCGAGAACCACCGAAACGAGGCGTTCGCTGACGGCGTGTTTCGACTCCCGACGTTCGAGGACAGGTACGACGATGTCGCCGACGGCGACGAACCCCCCCAGGAGGCGCTCTTGGGCGGGAACGCGTACGACTACGCCCGCCGAGCGACCGACGGCGACCCGCCGGTCCAGTTCGTCGTGGAACTCCCGTACTTCCGCGACCCCCGCGTCGGCGACGAGACGGAACTGGATCGAAGCCGGGAGACGGTGATCCGCGAGGCAGTCGCCGAACGACGACCGCTCGTCACGGAACTTCGAGCGGCGGTCGCCGCCACCGTCGAGTGGTTTCCGGATACATCAATGGCGCGTGAGGTGCGTGGCGTGTTCGACTGGTACGCCGAAGAGGACGAGTCGCGGCTGGCGTGGGCCGAGTCGGAAGACGAGACGGACGACCCCGCAACCGTCGCCCAGCAGGTGGAGGAGCGCTACACGTGGACGTACCACCTGCTCACGAACGCTGGGATGTTGCTCCGGACGCTCGACCACGCGGCGATGGCGGTCGACGACGAGGCGGCCCGTCGGCGTCTCGTCGACGCAAAGGCGGCCGTCGAGCGCGTGTTCACCAACCACATCGCCGAACTGCAGCAGGGACTCGACTACGACGTCGTCCCGATCCGTGACCTCGTCGCGATCCAAGCGCGGGCGGGGCTAGTGTGTCTCGACTATTTGCAGAAGAAGGAGTGA
- a CDS encoding DEAD/DEAH box helicase has protein sequence MSDTPRATGMDAFAALGEEVRSALSERGFTTPTAPQRRAIPPLAAGKDGLVIAPTGTGKTETAMLPVFSALAETRPEGLGALYVTPLRALNRDMRERLEWWGEYLDLDVQVRHGDTSDYQRSKQANDPPDVLVTTPETLQAMLTGKKLRAALSDVDHVVVDEVHELAASKRGAQLTVGLERVRRLSGDFQRIGLSATVGDPEEVGAFLTGGRPCEIIEVDVGSKVEFDVISPEITTEDERLAGKLATDADIASHVRLIRDIVRDHESVLIFVNTRQTAEALGSRFKTLGEPIGVHHGSLSKEARIEVEDAFKAGEMDGLVCTSSMELGIDVGRVDHVVQYNSPREVARLLQRVGRAGHRRDEVSRGTVVTDAPDDTMEALAIARRAIAGEVEDSGIHHGSLDTLANQIVGLLMDMGEVDAREAYELITRAYPFRDLPEETFREVARELSGNRLLWIDEERDVLETSGGTWQYYYQNLSMIPDEETYEVHDISSRRQIGTLDERYVLNFAQPGEAFIQRGEMWRINDIDEDESRVNVTPIEDPAGEVPSWTGQEIPVPRAVAAEVGEMRGVAEPQFAGGASVESVSREFAGRYPADPDTIGVGLDTVSRHVEAGHPMPTDGRIVVEGLGRSIALNAAFGHRVNRTIGRLLSALVGQRTGSSVGMEADPYRIELEVPNGVTPGTVIEVLEETDPAHVEALLELALKRSDTLKFTLAHVAAKFGALKRYQGNKRFGGDRLMAALEDTPVFDEAVREVFHTELAVEETAELLDAIDAGDVELVAARERTPLGTDGRSSGREFLVPENADASVIETIRDRIMDDHVIQLCVHCGDWKQRTKVRRVRDTPECPECGSTRIAALNPWDEDTVKAVRASEKDDEQEKLTRKANRAANLVQAHGKQAVIALAARGVGPHNAARIIGKLRENEDDFYRDILKQEREYARTKSFWE, from the coding sequence ATGAGCGACACGCCGCGAGCGACGGGGATGGACGCCTTCGCGGCGCTCGGCGAGGAGGTGCGATCGGCTCTCTCTGAACGGGGTTTCACCACGCCAACTGCTCCCCAGCGCCGAGCGATCCCACCACTCGCGGCCGGCAAGGACGGCCTCGTCATCGCCCCGACCGGAACCGGGAAAACCGAGACGGCGATGTTGCCCGTGTTCTCGGCGCTCGCGGAGACCCGTCCCGAGGGCTTGGGTGCGCTGTACGTGACGCCACTGCGGGCGCTCAACCGCGATATGCGCGAGCGCTTGGAGTGGTGGGGCGAGTATCTCGACCTCGACGTGCAGGTGCGCCACGGCGACACCAGCGACTACCAGCGGAGCAAGCAGGCGAACGACCCGCCGGACGTCCTCGTGACGACGCCCGAGACGCTGCAGGCGATGCTCACCGGCAAGAAACTCCGGGCGGCGCTCTCGGACGTCGACCACGTCGTCGTCGACGAGGTCCACGAACTCGCTGCCTCCAAGCGCGGCGCGCAGTTGACCGTCGGCCTCGAACGCGTCCGACGGCTCTCCGGCGACTTCCAGCGCATCGGCCTCTCCGCAACCGTCGGCGACCCCGAGGAGGTCGGCGCGTTCCTCACCGGCGGCCGCCCCTGTGAGATCATCGAGGTCGACGTGGGGAGCAAGGTCGAGTTCGACGTCATCTCGCCCGAGATAACGACAGAGGACGAACGCCTCGCGGGCAAACTCGCGACCGACGCCGACATCGCGAGTCACGTGCGCCTCATCCGCGACATCGTCCGCGATCACGAGTCTGTCCTGATCTTCGTCAACACGCGACAGACCGCAGAGGCGCTCGGATCGCGGTTCAAGACGCTTGGCGAACCGATCGGCGTCCACCACGGGTCGCTGTCGAAGGAGGCCCGCATCGAGGTCGAAGACGCGTTCAAAGCCGGCGAGATGGACGGTCTCGTGTGTACTTCCTCGATGGAGTTGGGGATCGACGTGGGGCGCGTCGACCACGTCGTCCAGTACAACTCTCCCCGAGAGGTCGCCCGCCTCCTCCAGCGAGTCGGACGGGCGGGTCACCGCCGCGACGAGGTGAGTCGCGGCACGGTCGTCACCGACGCCCCCGACGACACGATGGAGGCGCTGGCCATCGCCCGACGGGCTATCGCCGGCGAGGTCGAAGACTCGGGTATCCACCACGGCAGTCTCGACACGCTCGCGAATCAGATCGTCGGCCTCCTGATGGATATGGGTGAAGTCGACGCTCGCGAAGCGTACGAGTTGATCACTCGGGCATACCCCTTCCGCGACCTCCCCGAGGAGACGTTCCGCGAAGTCGCACGAGAACTGTCGGGCAATCGTCTCCTGTGGATCGACGAGGAACGCGACGTTCTCGAGACGTCGGGTGGGACGTGGCAGTACTACTACCAGAACCTCTCGATGATTCCCGACGAGGAGACGTACGAGGTCCACGACATCTCCTCGCGGCGACAGATCGGGACCCTCGACGAGCGATACGTCCTCAACTTCGCCCAACCGGGAGAGGCGTTCATCCAACGCGGGGAGATGTGGCGCATCAACGACATCGACGAGGACGAGTCGCGCGTGAACGTCACGCCCATCGAGGATCCGGCGGGTGAGGTGCCGTCGTGGACTGGCCAAGAGATACCAGTTCCCCGCGCCGTCGCCGCCGAGGTGGGCGAGATGCGTGGCGTCGCCGAACCGCAGTTCGCCGGCGGCGCGTCCGTTGAGTCCGTCTCGCGGGAGTTCGCGGGACGCTACCCCGCCGACCCTGACACTATCGGCGTCGGCCTCGACACCGTCTCCCGCCATGTCGAGGCGGGCCACCCGATGCCCACGGACGGCCGCATCGTCGTCGAGGGCCTCGGGCGGTCCATCGCGCTCAACGCCGCGTTCGGCCACCGCGTGAACCGCACCATCGGCCGTCTGCTCTCGGCGCTCGTCGGCCAGCGAACCGGGTCGTCGGTCGGGATGGAAGCCGACCCGTACCGGATCGAACTGGAGGTCCCGAACGGTGTCACTCCAGGCACAGTCATCGAGGTGTTGGAGGAGACGGACCCCGCGCACGTCGAAGCCCTCCTCGAACTGGCGCTGAAGCGGTCGGACACGCTGAAGTTCACGCTCGCACACGTCGCCGCGAAGTTCGGGGCGCTCAAGCGGTATCAGGGGAACAAGCGCTTCGGCGGTGACCGCCTGATGGCCGCGCTGGAAGATACCCCGGTGTTCGACGAGGCGGTACGAGAGGTGTTCCACACCGAACTCGCCGTCGAGGAGACGGCCGAGTTGCTGGACGCCATCGACGCGGGCGACGTCGAACTGGTCGCCGCCCGGGAGCGCACCCCGCTGGGAACAGACGGACGCTCGTCGGGTCGGGAGTTCCTCGTCCCCGAGAACGCCGACGCCTCAGTCATCGAGACCATCCGCGACCGCATCATGGACGACCACGTCATCCAACTGTGCGTCCACTGCGGCGACTGGAAACAGCGGACGAAGGTGCGACGTGTCCGCGACACACCCGAGTGTCCCGAGTGTGGGTCGACCCGCATCGCCGCGCTGAATCCGTGGGACGAGGACACCGTGAAGGCGGTTCGCGCGAGCGAGAAGGACGACGAACAGGAGAAACTCACGCGGAAGGCGAACCGCGCCGCGAACCTCGTGCAGGCGCACGGGAAACAGGCCGTCATCGCCCTCGCGGCACGCGGTGTCGGCCCACACAACGCCGCTCGCATCATCGGGAAACTGCGTGAGAACGAGGACGATTTCTACCGCGACATCCTCAAGCAGGAGCGAGAGTACGCGCGGACCAAGAGTTTCTGGGAGTAG
- a CDS encoding DUF7500 family protein, with the protein MSDADDTPASDPGDDAEDGDIREVVSAGDTGDASDADSDDTETGDGGPPVGREGVIDPDDLDIRDRDGVDETDDGRYVISTGAEREAGLRQVPDAAAMTTDDATADPDPEDECTEPGVTECDQSPPAAGTSDEDPLDAVAAELGSLSSSHGFALAVAAGGETATLRVASGDPTDTLATALRWYARQVNPGEDADETLAQLLAASDLDVG; encoded by the coding sequence ATGAGCGACGCCGACGACACGCCCGCGTCCGACCCCGGCGACGACGCGGAGGACGGGGACATCCGCGAAGTCGTCAGCGCGGGTGACACCGGCGACGCCAGCGATGCCGACAGCGACGACACCGAGACGGGTGACGGCGGCCCACCGGTCGGTCGTGAGGGCGTGATAGACCCCGACGACCTCGACATCCGTGACCGCGACGGCGTCGACGAGACGGACGACGGCCGCTACGTCATCTCGACCGGGGCAGAGCGTGAGGCGGGCCTCCGCCAAGTTCCAGATGCCGCCGCGATGACCACCGACGACGCAACTGCGGACCCCGACCCCGAAGACGAATGCACCGAACCGGGAGTGACGGAGTGTGATCAGTCGCCACCAGCGGCCGGCACGAGCGACGAGGACCCGCTGGACGCCGTCGCGGCGGAACTCGGGTCGCTCTCGTCTTCGCACGGCTTCGCACTCGCGGTCGCGGCGGGCGGGGAGACGGCCACCCTCCGCGTCGCCTCCGGCGACCCGACCGACACGCTCGCGACGGCGCTGCGCTGGTACGCGCGGCAGGTGAACCCCGGTGAAGACGCCGACGAGACGCTCGCACAGCTGCTGGCGGCGTCGGACCTGGACGTGGGCTGA
- a CDS encoding rubrerythrin-like domain-containing protein: MPANDIDPYSASEGLFECHVCGSRVQSASHPGTCPSCDGSVQNISISRE, from the coding sequence ATGCCAGCTAACGACATAGACCCGTACAGTGCGTCGGAGGGGCTGTTCGAGTGTCACGTCTGCGGGAGTCGCGTCCAGTCGGCCAGTCATCCGGGCACCTGCCCGAGTTGTGACGGCAGCGTTCAGAACATCTCCATCAGTCGGGAGTGA
- a CDS encoding AAA family ATPase, with amino-acid sequence MSDDEGVALTVRGAAKRDAGRGIARLSDPTMSRLGVLSGETIIVSGDRETAAKVWPAGTDAGDGEVLIDGETRANAGAKIGSQVRVRKQRVGEADAVTLTAPAALDNVDIDERTLARAAKRDLDGRPVSEGERVRLAHLGGNVFVVAETTPDGPVKVTGGTDVTVRRARDAADAPAAGGVNTSTSGTGASVDLPTRDRRAGDTDDSGDGEGGGGSGPAAAAPAPATGGITYEDIGGLDEELDLVRETIELPLSEPEVFARLGIDPPKGVLLHGPPGTGKTLIAKAVANEVDATFISVSGPEITSKYKGESEERLREIFAEANESAPSIIFFDEIDSIAGQREDGGDMENRVVGQLLSLMDGLDAREDVIVIGATNRVDAIDPALRRGGRFDREIEIGVPGEAGRREILEVHTRRMPLADDVDVDRLAARTYGFVGADIDSLTTEAALTALRRARHDDSEVDLATVEVTRADFESALAAVEPSAMREYVAEQPDTTFDDVGGLDDAKATLERAVTWPLTYAPLFDAAGADPPTGVLLYGPPGTGKTLLARAIAGESEVNFIEVAGPELLDRYVGESEKAVREVFERARQAAPSIIFFDEIDAIAVDRDGMGDSSGVGERVVSQLLTELDRASSNPNLAVIAATNRRDALDDALVRPGRLESHVEVPLPDVEGRRKILAVHTVRTPLAEDVDLDDVADHTEGYSGAELTAVVREATMRAVERVAEEFGEEANDHADALSVTMADFEAAIERVSPPETAD; translated from the coding sequence ATGAGCGACGACGAAGGGGTCGCGCTGACGGTCCGCGGCGCGGCCAAGCGCGACGCCGGGCGCGGCATCGCGCGACTCTCCGATCCCACGATGAGCCGACTCGGCGTGTTGTCCGGTGAGACGATTATCGTCAGCGGGGACCGCGAGACGGCGGCGAAGGTGTGGCCCGCCGGCACCGACGCCGGGGACGGTGAGGTCCTGATCGACGGCGAGACGCGGGCCAACGCTGGCGCGAAGATCGGATCGCAGGTGCGCGTTCGGAAACAGCGGGTCGGCGAGGCCGACGCGGTGACGTTGACCGCGCCCGCCGCACTCGACAACGTCGACATCGACGAGCGAACGTTGGCGCGAGCGGCCAAACGTGACCTCGACGGCCGCCCGGTGAGCGAGGGCGAACGAGTGCGCCTCGCACATCTCGGCGGCAACGTGTTCGTCGTCGCCGAGACGACCCCCGACGGCCCGGTGAAAGTCACCGGCGGGACGGACGTGACGGTGCGGCGCGCACGCGACGCCGCCGACGCTCCTGCGGCCGGCGGTGTGAACACGTCGACGTCGGGAACCGGTGCGTCTGTCGACTTGCCGACGCGGGACCGGCGGGCGGGCGATACAGACGACAGCGGAGACGGCGAGGGCGGAGGTGGGAGCGGGCCGGCCGCGGCGGCTCCGGCCCCCGCGACCGGCGGCATCACTTACGAGGACATCGGCGGTCTCGACGAGGAACTCGACCTGGTTCGTGAGACGATCGAACTCCCGCTCTCCGAACCGGAGGTGTTCGCGCGGCTCGGTATCGACCCACCGAAGGGCGTCCTCCTCCACGGCCCGCCGGGAACCGGAAAGACGCTCATCGCGAAGGCCGTCGCCAACGAGGTCGACGCGACGTTCATCTCGGTGTCGGGCCCTGAGATCACCTCGAAGTACAAGGGCGAGAGCGAGGAACGCTTGCGCGAGATATTCGCCGAGGCGAACGAGTCGGCACCCAGCATCATCTTCTTCGACGAGATAGACTCCATCGCTGGACAGCGCGAGGACGGCGGCGATATGGAGAACCGCGTCGTCGGGCAACTCCTCTCGCTGATGGACGGCCTCGACGCCCGAGAGGACGTCATCGTCATCGGCGCGACCAACCGCGTCGACGCTATCGACCCGGCGCTCCGACGTGGCGGACGCTTCGACCGCGAGATCGAGATCGGCGTCCCCGGCGAGGCTGGCCGACGCGAGATTCTGGAGGTCCACACCCGCCGGATGCCGCTGGCCGACGACGTGGACGTGGACCGTCTCGCCGCCCGAACCTACGGCTTCGTCGGCGCGGACATCGACTCGCTGACGACGGAGGCGGCGCTGACCGCCCTGCGCCGCGCCCGCCACGACGACAGCGAGGTGGACCTGGCGACCGTCGAGGTGACGCGCGCGGACTTCGAGTCGGCGCTGGCGGCGGTCGAACCCTCGGCGATGCGGGAGTACGTCGCCGAGCAACCGGACACCACCTTCGACGATGTTGGTGGTCTCGACGACGCGAAGGCGACGCTCGAACGTGCGGTGACGTGGCCGCTGACGTACGCACCGCTGTTCGACGCCGCGGGCGCGGACCCGCCGACCGGTGTCCTCCTGTACGGCCCGCCCGGAACCGGAAAGACCCTCCTCGCGCGGGCTATCGCGGGTGAATCCGAGGTGAACTTCATCGAGGTCGCTGGCCCGGAACTGCTCGACCGCTACGTCGGCGAGTCCGAGAAGGCCGTCCGAGAGGTGTTCGAGCGGGCACGACAGGCCGCGCCGAGCATCATCTTCTTCGACGAAATCGACGCCATCGCCGTCGACCGCGACGGGATGGGCGACTCCTCGGGCGTCGGCGAGCGTGTCGTCTCCCAGTTGCTCACGGAACTGGACCGCGCGAGTAGCAACCCCAACCTCGCGGTCATCGCCGCCACGAACCGCCGCGACGCCCTCGACGACGCTCTCGTGCGCCCCGGTCGACTGGAGAGCCACGTCGAAGTCCCCCTACCAGACGTGGAGGGTCGCCGGAAGATTCTCGCGGTCCACACCGTCCGGACGCCCCTCGCCGAGGACGTCGACCTCGACGACGTGGCCGACCACACCGAAGGCTACTCCGGCGCGGAACTCACGGCGGTCGTCCGCGAGGCGACGATGCGGGCGGTCGAACGCGTCGCCGAGGAGTTCGGCGAGGAAGCGAACGACCACGCCGACGCCCTCTCGGTGACGATGGCCGACTTCGAAGCGGCGATCGAACGGGTGTCACCACCGGAGACGGCCGACTGA